Part of the Propionimicrobium sp. PCR01-08-3 genome, CCGGTCGCCCTCTCAGGCCGGCTACCCGTCGACGCCTTGGTAGGCCATCACCCCACCAACAAGCTGATAGGACGCGAGCCCATCCCCCACCGCCAGAACTTTCCACACCCCACCATGCGACAAGATGTGAATATCCGGTATTAGCAGCAGTTTCCCACTGTTATCCCAAAGTGAAGGGCAGGTTACTCACGCGTTACTCACCCGTTCGCCACTCGTGTACCCCCGAAGAGGCCTTACCGTTCGACTTGCATGTGTTAAGCACGCCGCCAGCGTTCGTCCTGAGCCAGGATCAAACTCTCCGATGAAAAACTGTAAAAACAATCCCCCAAGAGAATCCAAACACTGACAAAAAAACCAACCAACAACCCAAAAGGCCATCAGCCAGCAAAAATTTTCATCAAAGGAAACCCAAACCAAAACCAAAGTCCTGGCACGGGAAACACAAACAAACAAAAAACATTTGCTCATGCCATAAAATAAATGCATTGACTATAAAAGCACACTGTTGAGTTCTCAAAAATCGGACACCACAACCAAAACCCCCAAGAAAAAACCTCAAGGACCCCAGCCAGGCAACCCAGCAAACACTACCAAACCAAACAATTCCTCGTCAAATCGGAGGAACCAGGCAGACAAATGTCTACTAGAAATCCATCAAAGAAACCTGAAGCAATTCCAAAAGAACTGCCGCCGAATCTCTTATCAAGATCGATCTTCCATTATCAATTTCGTCTCTCCCGAACCGGTTTCCCGTCCCGAAGCGACCCGACCAACTTTAGCGAGCTACCCCGCAGAAGTCAAACCCGAAGGCCTCACTCCCCAGCAGATCATTCAGCACATCACGGCGGGCCCCAATTGGACACACACCCTCAACACCAAAACGATCCGCTATCAAATTGATCCACCAACCACACGAAACCAACAACCCAGCCAAGCCATAAAACACCTAGCCAAACCCAGATAGCCTGAGCCTTTGAAGTTCGTCTCCCGCAGAAGGCTTCGCCTACATTACACACGCCCCTGCAACCTCGCAAATCCGGACCGCCTTCCGGTTGCCAACGGTTGCCGACCTCTCTCGGCGGCTCATTTGCCGTGTCGGTTGAGTGATTTCGGCTGGGGTGGACGGTCGCGAAAGCGAGCAGAATCACCGCGAGAGTGCCACTCATCGGCTCAGCAGAGAAGGTCGGGCCAATGAGCCAACCATCGGTCTGACGCCCAGGACCTGGTGGAGCGGCCGGTGCCGAACTGGCACGCGCATCCGCTCGCCTCCAAGGTGAGGATGTCACCCTTCCACCGCTCGTCATCCCCGTGCCCGGGGGTGTGTACTTCGGTAAACCTCGCGCAGGTGCTCGACTGTGACCTCGGTGTAGATCTGCGTGGTCGTCACCGATGAGTGCCCCAGCAGTTCCTGAACAACCCGAACGTCTGCCCCACCGTCCAGCAGATGAGTGGCGAAACTATGCCTCAGGCTATGAGGTGAAACCTCGGTGGTGATGCCCGCCTGGGCAGCACGGTCCCGAATGATCCCCCACGCGCTTTGTCGCGAGAGCCTGTTCCCGCGTGTATTGACGAAGAGGGCCGGGCTGGTTCGTCCGGCCGAAGCGACCAGGGCCGGGCGTCCGCGCACCAGCCATGCGTCCACGGCTTGACGCGCGTAACTTCCGAGCGGAACCATCCGCTGCTTGTCACCCTTCCCGACCAGTCGCAGGCCGGCTTCCGGGTCGTCACGAATGCGGGTCAGGTCGTCCACATCGAGGCTGGTGATTTCGGTGATACGGGCACCTGTGCCGTAGAGCATTTCGAGCAGTGCCGCATCCCTCAGCCCGATCGGTTCGGTGCGGTCGATGCTGTCGAGCAGGCGCTGCACTTCGTCCACGGACAACGCCTTGGGCAGCCGCTTTCCCACGTTCGGGGGATTCACATCAATGGCTACGTTCTCGGACGCCAACCCTTCGCTGGTTGCAAAGCCATGCAAGGCACGGACCGCGACGATCATCCGCGCAACGCTCGATGTCGCAAGCGGTCGGTGCGTCTCGTCTCCCGCAACGAGGCTCATTTGGTACGCCTCGATGTCGGAAGTCGAGATCTCGGTGACGTCATGAATGCCACGTTTGGTCAGCCAGACGACGTAGCGGGTGAGGTCCCGGCGGTAGGCAGCGATCGTGTTGGGCGACAGCCCTCTCTCAACCGTCAGGTGATCGAGATATCCGATGACCAAGCGCTGTAGTCGCAGAGAACCAGCGGACGCTTCGTCGCCTGTTGTGGTCATTCGAGGGTTCCGACCATCACGCAAGTGTCGCCGCCCGGACCAGGACCAGTGTGTCCAGGCCGGGTGGTGTCCGAGTGGCCTTCCGGCATCGGTCCATTACCTCAGCCGAAGTCCCGGTCGCGCTGTTCTTTCACGGCACGCGCCGGCCAGTCGGCTTCGGAAGAACGCAACGTATCCAGGCGTCCCTGTGCTTGAGCGAGCGCCAGAGAGAGCGTGCCGGACACCAGCGTCGGGCTTTGTATCTTGCCTTGATAGACGAGCTCCACGAGATCGTCGAGCGGCATCCAGTACAGCCCCATATCGACTTCTTCGCCCTCGATGACGAAGCCGTCCGGCAGGTCGGCAGGGCTCAGATCGCGGGCCAAGTAAATCCGGATGGATTCTTCGAGCCCGCCGGGCGAGGTGAAGATATCGACCAGGGTTCGCCAATCGGAGGCCTGAAGCCGCGCCTCCTCGGCCAGCTCGCGCTGCGCCGCGACCAAGCCCGATTCTCCGGCATGGTCCAAAATCCCGGCGGGAGGTTCGACCAGCCGGAAGCCGACGGGATGACGATACTGATGGACGACGGCGATGCGTCCGTGGTCGTCCATCGCCATCACCGCCACCGCACCCGGGTGACTCGCCCATTGCCGAGTGATCTGCTCGCCGCTCGGCGTGGTGATCTTGTCCTCCACGAAGCTCTCGACTCGTCCGGTCGCCTTGATTTCGTGGGAGGTCACCGGCCAGCTCTCGGGCTGGTCGATCAGCCCGGTGGGATCGTCCATCGTGCGCTCTTTCTGTTGGTTCTAGTGACCTCAGGTCTATCTCACCTTTAAGATCCGTCTCAACCACCATGCCGGCCGGGAGGGAATCTGCGCCCGGCGGCATCGGCACAAATCGGTAGAGCCGAGTCATGCGCCCGGGCGTGCTGGATCATCGCCAGGCACGTCAGTGCTGATCGTGATACTCGACCGCGGCAGCGATCAGCCCCTTGAACAACGGATGCGAACCGATCGGACGCGACTTGAACTCGGGGTGCGCCTGAGTCGCGACGAAGAACGGATGCGTGTCTTTCGGCAGCTCGATGAACTCCACCAGGTTGTGATCGGGCGAAAGCCCCGAGAACACCAGTCCGGTATCCTCCAGCTGCTTGCGGTAGGAGTTGTTGACCTCGTAGCGGTGCCGGTGCCGTTCGGAGACTTTCGTGCGTCCGTACAGCTGCTGCACCTGCGTGCCCTTCACCAGCTCGGCCGGATAGGCGCCCAGCCGCATGGAGCCGCCCATGTCGCCCTCGCCCGCCACGATCGACTGTTGCTCGGCCATGGTCGCGATGACCGGAGCGGGGGTGTCCGGATCGAACTCGCTGGAGGCCGCGCCCTCGATGCCGGCCACATCACGGGCCACCTCGATCACCATGCATTGCAGGCCCAGGCAGAGCCCCAGTGTCGGAATCTTGTGCTCG contains:
- the xerD gene encoding site-specific tyrosine recombinase XerD; the encoded protein is MTTTGDEASAGSLRLQRLVIGYLDHLTVERGLSPNTIAAYRRDLTRYVVWLTKRGIHDVTEISTSDIEAYQMSLVAGDETHRPLATSSVARMIVAVRALHGFATSEGLASENVAIDVNPPNVGKRLPKALSVDEVQRLLDSIDRTEPIGLRDAALLEMLYGTGARITEITSLDVDDLTRIRDDPEAGLRLVGKGDKQRMVPLGSYARQAVDAWLVRGRPALVASAGRTSPALFVNTRGNRLSRQSAWGIIRDRAAQAGITTEVSPHSLRHSFATHLLDGGADVRVVQELLGHSSVTTTQIYTEVTVEHLREVYRSTHPRARG
- a CDS encoding NUDIX hydrolase, with protein sequence MDDPTGLIDQPESWPVTSHEIKATGRVESFVEDKITTPSGEQITRQWASHPGAVAVMAMDDHGRIAVVHQYRHPVGFRLVEPPAGILDHAGESGLVAAQRELAEEARLQASDWRTLVDIFTSPGGLEESIRIYLARDLSPADLPDGFVIEGEEVDMGLYWMPLDDLVELVYQGKIQSPTLVSGTLSLALAQAQGRLDTLRSSEADWPARAVKEQRDRDFG